TGCCAGCCCCTTGACAATTTCCCTCGTACCATCGGTTGAACAATCATCGACTAAAATAATTTCCTTAGTGATATCTACGGCCCTTATGCGTTCATAGACATCCTTAATAGTTTTCTTTTCATTGAAGACTGGGACAACAACAGATAACTTCACGTTACGACCCTGTTATACCTCTAAAGTGCGCAATGGTTTTGCCTGGGCTTAGTAAGCTTCACAGAGGGCTGCCAGTCAAGCTCCTGTCTTGCTAGTGCGATGCCGGGCTGCCTCTGTTTCGGATTATCGTCCGGCAAAGGTCTAAAAGTAATTCGTGATCTAGAATCTGTCAACTTATAATAATTGTGCTAGTTCGAGAACAGAATATTTCTGCAGTATTCCCCGAATTTACGGGGACCTGCCCCCAATCATTGTACCACATGTAAAGTAGTAGTTTGCGCTTGCCGGAAGAATCGCTTGTAGGGTATTTTATTATGGTATGCCTTCCAGCAAGGAGAAAACAACTGGTGACGGTGTTGTGAGTGAAAGCACTTCTGAATCTTCTCATTTATCAGCCGACGGGCCGTTATTGGAAGTAAAACTAATCCGACATACAAGAACCAAGTATGTATTTGCGGTGTTGGTATCGCTCATAACCTTCCTTGTATACCTCCCAAGCCTTGGGAACGATTTTTTATGGGATGATGCACTCTATGTCACCAACAATACACTTATACGCTCGTTAAACTTAAAATTTATCAAGTCGGCATTTCTTGAGTTTCACGCTGCCAACTGGCACCCTCTCACATGGTTTTCCCATGCCGTAGATTATGCAATGTGGGGATTAAATCCTGTAGGGCATCATCTCACAAATGTCGTTCTCCACTCACTGAACACTATGGTGGTTGTCCTTATCGCTATTCAGCTGCCATCGCTATATGGCAAGAGGCCTACGATGCAAACAGCCTCACATTGGTTGACAGAGCGAAGTATCTTCATAACGGGAGGTGTAACGGGTCTACTTTTTGGGCTTCATCCTATTCATGTCGAATCGGTAGCGTGGGTTGCCGAAAGGAAGGATCTTTTATGCGCATTGTTCTTTTTGCTCAGTGTCCTGGCTTATATGAAATATGTGAGTTCTCTTGATAATGAATTAGTTCAAGGAACATTGAAGTTACGATTTCTCAATAAACATTACTTGTCCTCTCTAGGATTTTTCGTGCTTGCATTGTTGAGTAAGCCAATGGCAGTAAGTCTTCCTTGCATTCTGCTCCTCCTGGACTGGTATCCTTTTAACAGAAGTCAGTCTTTCAAGTCATTTCTGATTGTATTTTTCGAGAAACTTCCTTTCATTGTCTTTGGCCTTATTTCATGCATACTAACTATTCTGGCACAAAAATCTGGAAATGCTTTAGGATTGACGGAATTGCTGCCGTTGTCAACGCGATCCCTTGTGGCTGTTAAATCACTCTTTTTGTACCTTTGGAAAATAGTATGGCCGATGAACTTAATCCCCTTCTATCCGTACCCAACGCGTGTATCACTTTTTTCATTGGATTACCTGTCGGCAATTGTTCTTGCAGCGGGGATTACGGCAGCTTCCGTGGTTATAGTTAATAAACAGAAATTATTTCTGTCAGTATGGGGTTATTATGTTATAACCTTATTTCCAGTCCTCGGTCTTGTTCAGGTGGGAGTCCAGTCAATGGCGGACAGATATACTTACTTGCCTAGCCTGGGCCCTTTCCTCGCAATTGGCTTGGCGCTAGCGTGGAGTTGGAGCAGGGTGAATGCCTCTAGGAGAAAAACTGTTGTTGTCAACCTGCTCGGCATTTTAGTGTTCATGTTTTTGGCCATAGCTACGATGTATTCGACCGTTGAGCAGATAAGAAAATGGAAAGACGATATGACTTTGTGGAGTTATGTTATAGAAAAACAGCCTGAATCGGTACCTATCGCTTACTATAACCGGGCCTTAATCTTTGACAAGATGGGAAGGTTTGATAAGGCAATCGAAGACTATGATAAGGCAATTGCTGTGAATCCTTTTTGGTCTGCAGCTTATTATAACCGGGCCTTAATCTTTGACAGGATGGGAAGGTTTGATAAGGCAATCGAAGACTATGATAAGGCGATTGCGTTGAATCCTTCTTGGTCTATCGCCTATTATAACCGGGCCTTAATCTTTGACAAGAGGGGAAGGTTTGATAAGGCAATCGAAGACTATGATAAGGCGATTGCGTTGAATCCTTCTGATCCTAACGCCTATAATAACCGGGGCACGGTCTTTTACAAGATGGGAAGGTTTGATAAGGCAATCGAAGACTATGATAAGGCAATTGCGTTGAATCCTTCTTGGTCTGAAGTCTATTATAATCGAGGCATAGTCTTTTACAACATGCAAAGGTTTGATAGGACAATTGCAGATTTTAAGAACGCTTGCGATTTAGGACTGGGTGAAGGATGTAAAGCAGTCCAAAGTTTCACAAGGTGATATCCTATTCTTGGCTATACAAACGTGACAATAGCCAGACAATCCTCAAATATTAGGAAATAGGCTTTTTGTGCTAGCCCAATATTCGGAAATGAGGTTTGCGATTAGTAGGAATGTCAGCAAACATGTACTTGGGTAATAGGTCAAGGTATTCCTGAATACAGCAGTATTGAACATGAGGCTTCCCGAGAAGAATGTGGTTAACGAATAGACCAGCAGAAAGAAAATTGCATAACAGGCTACAGGAAAGAATAAAAATAAGAATTCTCTGGGGGGACGCCAGTTCATTATCAATAAGAGAGGGGAAAAAAAGAAGAATACATTGAAATTCTGGAAAGAAAGCAACAGCAGGAAGACCTTCTCTATCATCTCAGGCCGGAAAGTAAATTCAAAGGTGACATAATCAGCGCCGAATCCGAGGCCATGGGTAAATTTGAAGGCAAACCAGGGAGCTGCCAACAGCAGTCCCGCGCACAAGGCGAACATTGATTTGCCTGAGACATCCCCCCGTAATCTGTTCTGCCAATAAAACAGGAAGGTGGCAATCAGCAGGGGAATGACAAAAAAAGGTGCCTCATCCTTGGCAAATAACGCTTCACCTGCGAATAGTCCGACAGCCGTCCAATATGCGCTTTTCCCCTTCATTGCCTTGAAAAAGGCGATTAGTGAAAAGAGGATATAAACGCTCAATGGCACGTCACTGTATACCTCTATCGAATGGACAGACAGGAGTGGCGAACTCAAGAATAAGACAAGCATCCCAAGGGACATGACTCGCGAAGCTTCCCGCGCCATGAACAGATAGAAATATACCGCCATGGACAGGAGGTAAAGGGGACTCCAGAATTTCACCAGGACTTCATCGAATTTCCCGATCCACAGGCTCATCCAGACCTGCATAAGCGGGTTGTAAGGAGGATAATTGGCGTTCCTGTTGAGCAGGCCCCTTCCGAAAAAGTCTCCCGGCCCCGTATCAAGCAGCAGACTGTGCGAATAGTAGAAGGCCTTCGCTCCCGCTGACCAGTTGGCGAAGGAGTCCCATGCAAAAATCGGCCTTAAGTACGCCTCGATAAATATTGAGCAGATCTTTGCGGCTACAAGGGTGAGGAGGGCGATGAGAGCGGATTTTCTCAGCCATGTGACATTGCTGTCGAGGAGTTCGGAGAGAAGGCCAAAGGATAGTCTGCTGCCCAGCGAAATCCTTCTTTTCCGCATCAGGAAAGAAAGTCCTGCGATTTCCAGCAGCGGAGGTACCGCTGAAACCCAGAGCGTAAGCGGCATCCTCATCAGGCCAAGAAGAAACATTTGCACTGTTATGACGCCCGCCCCAAGCGGATACGAGAGACAGAGGCGCTCGAGCAATCCTGCATTTGTCTCATCGCGAAGCAACACGGAGACGAGCAGAAAGCCCAGCACTGTGGGAACTGCCAATGCCGCGACGACGCCAATCATCCCTTTTTCAGGATATAGGCGCCGAAGTCATACCGGTACAGAAGGTCGACATTATTCATTCTGCGGTCGCCTCTCATGAACGTCTTGGTGCCTGCATCATAGTAGGAATTCCCGTCATAGAGCACGATGATATAGTCAGCTTCTCCCCTGTTTCTCTCGGGCAGCAAATAGTACTGAGTCATGAGATACGTTGCGGTGTCGGAACAATAGAGCGTGTAATCCTCACCGTGAATCGCTTTCTTTGCCGAGGCAATAAAATCGAAGAGGGGGCCGAGGAACATCCTCGTTTTCTCTTCCGTAGTGTGGCCGGAATAGATACCAGAGTCTTCGATGAACCAGCCGTACCACGTCCGTTCCGAGTAAACCAGATAGAGGAACCCCGTGCAAAAAAAGGCGACGACAGAGGCTTTTCCCAAGGCAGGCATGAGGCGCGACTTCTTCTTGAAAACGAGATACCCGGCGGTCAAACCAATTGCAATCGCCGCTGCCGCATAAATCAGAATGACAAAGGACCCGGGGATCATTATCCAGCCGTTGATCGTTCCCCCATGCATAGGTTGAGTCTTGAATATGTCCCAGATGCTGAATTCCATGTCGTTACAAAATCTACATTCTTTCCACCATATATGTCAAACAAATTGCAATAAATCCACCATTATTCCGCACTTCCCAACACCCCCGATTGGAACAAAACGGTCTCGGTATGGTATGTATCTTCCCCTGAAGTGTTGTTAAGACACTCAGCGGCATTCAATTCTAGAGAAAGCTCGTCATGCCGGGTGAACAGATTGGTTTCCCGCACGCGCACCCTTAAACGGAAGCGGCTGATCACAGAGGATAACATCTGTCTGTGATTGGGTTCATCGATCAAGCCGTCAAAATCGATACCGTCTCAGCAAGATATTTTGTGCGCTTTCCTGATAAAATGATACATTATATTTGAGATGGCGAGAC
This window of the Thermodesulfovibrionales bacterium genome carries:
- a CDS encoding tetratricopeptide repeat protein; this translates as MPSSKEKTTGDGVVSESTSESSHLSADGPLLEVKLIRHTRTKYVFAVLVSLITFLVYLPSLGNDFLWDDALYVTNNTLIRSLNLKFIKSAFLEFHAANWHPLTWFSHAVDYAMWGLNPVGHHLTNVVLHSLNTMVVVLIAIQLPSLYGKRPTMQTASHWLTERSIFITGGVTGLLFGLHPIHVESVAWVAERKDLLCALFFLLSVLAYMKYVSSLDNELVQGTLKLRFLNKHYLSSLGFFVLALLSKPMAVSLPCILLLLDWYPFNRSQSFKSFLIVFFEKLPFIVFGLISCILTILAQKSGNALGLTELLPLSTRSLVAVKSLFLYLWKIVWPMNLIPFYPYPTRVSLFSLDYLSAIVLAAGITAASVVIVNKQKLFLSVWGYYVITLFPVLGLVQVGVQSMADRYTYLPSLGPFLAIGLALAWSWSRVNASRRKTVVVNLLGILVFMFLAIATMYSTVEQIRKWKDDMTLWSYVIEKQPESVPIAYYNRALIFDKMGRFDKAIEDYDKAIAVNPFWSAAYYNRALIFDRMGRFDKAIEDYDKAIALNPSWSIAYYNRALIFDKRGRFDKAIEDYDKAIALNPSDPNAYNNRGTVFYKMGRFDKAIEDYDKAIALNPSWSEVYYNRGIVFYNMQRFDRTIADFKNACDLGLGEGCKAVQSFTR